In Phaeobacter piscinae, one genomic interval encodes:
- a CDS encoding methyl-accepting chemotaxis protein produces MRVMPKTPKLSLKLKLPLIMVALTATFLVTVSFLVYSMAERSIRDFVYASKETTARSGEQALTFMIEAARRDLSINASQPTVFRAINNFDRVYKMIEEEPTGFLRRHYIEENPNAANERHLLSDPGDGSYYSQSHATYHPTFLQSLQVNGYEDLYLLNASGQLLYSVKKREDFIQQFGSGANADSGLGQVFNAALNAEAGQVVTADFAAYAPGGGAAGAFMGVPVFNKKKEVIGVMAVQISSASVVTALTSNMNVDGHQNIFLVGKDGIARSPSVIEGQFATGDQLPDSAEIKAATAGEPGMFEGSTSVSGEQVIALVKPLNIKGFDWSLVLQTDEHEAFAKVTEIRLVAMLMIGASVLIAIVVSFVAARHVTRPILALREATNALAQEDYASEISGRGRGDELGDLARSLDTFRDKLLIADEAADREEEASKQTAAVVEEMSGALAELQRGNLACDIEQPFVEHYEILRENFNLSLMNLRDSLAEVVDAAHNVDKFSEEQRASAEEMAHRTESQASTLEETASALQDLTNSIRETADRAGQVDETMRGTRNEAEHSNHIVTSAVQAMDQIQEASQQISQIINMIDDIAFQTNLLALNAGVEAARAGEAGAGFAVVASEVRALALRASKAAGEIKGLTSASEEHVANGVAMVGRAGDALSGIIDKVTNVSDLITEIADGVQKQSKGLENINNAVGRLDGTTQQNAAMSEEASAASQLLQNEAQALTGVVSRFQLGNGAGHDSVDDWGTANDAGNGAHSYG; encoded by the coding sequence ATGCGCGTCATGCCCAAGACCCCGAAACTATCGCTCAAGCTGAAATTGCCGCTGATCATGGTGGCACTGACAGCAACGTTTCTGGTGACAGTCTCATTTCTCGTCTACTCGATGGCTGAAAGAAGCATTCGTGATTTTGTTTATGCCTCAAAGGAGACCACCGCTCGGTCTGGCGAGCAGGCGCTGACTTTCATGATCGAAGCCGCGCGTCGCGATTTGTCGATCAATGCCTCCCAGCCGACCGTGTTCCGCGCCATCAACAACTTTGACCGTGTTTATAAGATGATCGAGGAGGAGCCGACTGGCTTCTTGCGGCGCCACTACATAGAAGAAAATCCCAATGCTGCGAATGAACGCCATTTGCTTAGCGATCCTGGTGACGGCTCATATTACAGCCAGTCGCATGCGACCTACCACCCGACGTTTCTGCAGTCGTTGCAGGTCAACGGCTATGAGGATCTCTATCTTCTGAATGCCTCTGGGCAATTGCTCTATTCGGTCAAGAAGCGCGAGGATTTCATTCAGCAATTTGGCTCAGGGGCCAATGCCGATAGCGGTCTGGGGCAGGTCTTCAATGCCGCGCTCAATGCTGAGGCCGGTCAGGTTGTAACCGCTGACTTTGCCGCCTATGCCCCAGGCGGCGGTGCCGCAGGTGCGTTTATGGGGGTGCCGGTGTTCAACAAAAAGAAAGAAGTCATTGGTGTGATGGCGGTGCAAATCTCCAGCGCCTCAGTTGTGACTGCGCTGACGTCTAACATGAATGTGGATGGCCATCAGAACATTTTCCTGGTGGGCAAAGATGGCATCGCGCGTAGCCCGTCTGTGATCGAGGGCCAGTTCGCGACGGGCGACCAGTTGCCCGACAGCGCGGAAATCAAAGCCGCCACCGCCGGTGAGCCCGGGATGTTTGAAGGCTCCACTTCCGTGTCCGGAGAACAGGTGATCGCCCTTGTCAAGCCCTTGAATATCAAAGGGTTCGACTGGTCTTTGGTGCTTCAGACTGATGAACATGAGGCCTTCGCAAAGGTGACGGAGATTCGGCTCGTTGCAATGCTGATGATCGGTGCTTCAGTTCTGATTGCGATTGTGGTGTCTTTTGTGGCCGCGCGCCATGTCACCCGCCCAATTCTGGCGCTGCGCGAAGCGACCAATGCGCTGGCTCAAGAAGACTATGCGAGTGAGATCAGCGGTCGTGGCCGCGGCGACGAGCTGGGCGATCTGGCCCGAAGCTTGGATACTTTCCGGGACAAGTTGCTGATTGCGGATGAGGCCGCAGATCGCGAGGAAGAAGCCTCCAAACAGACCGCCGCGGTGGTTGAGGAGATGAGTGGCGCCCTCGCCGAATTGCAGCGAGGCAATCTGGCGTGCGATATTGAGCAACCGTTTGTCGAGCACTACGAAATTCTTCGGGAAAATTTCAATCTTAGCCTAATGAATCTACGCGATTCACTCGCAGAGGTGGTGGATGCTGCGCACAATGTCGACAAGTTCTCGGAAGAGCAGCGTGCTTCTGCGGAAGAGATGGCACACCGGACAGAATCCCAGGCCAGCACATTGGAGGAGACTGCCTCTGCACTACAGGATTTGACCAATAGTATTCGCGAGACCGCCGACCGGGCCGGGCAGGTGGATGAAACCATGCGTGGCACTCGCAATGAAGCCGAGCACAGCAATCACATCGTCACTTCTGCCGTCCAGGCGATGGATCAAATCCAAGAAGCCTCGCAGCAGATTTCGCAGATTATCAATATGATCGACGATATTGCGTTTCAAACCAATCTGTTGGCGCTTAACGCAGGTGTGGAAGCCGCGCGCGCGGGTGAGGCTGGTGCGGGCTTTGCGGTTGTCGCCTCAGAGGTACGCGCCCTTGCCTTGCGGGCCTCTAAAGCTGCGGGAGAGATCAAGGGACTGACCTCGGCCAGCGAAGAACATGTTGCAAACGGTGTCGCCATGGTTGGCCGCGCGGGGGATGCGCTGAGCGGGATCATCGATAAAGTCACGAATGTCTCCGACTTGATTACTGAAATTGCGGATGGTGTGCAGAAGCAATCCAAGGGTTTGGAAAACATCAATAATGCCGTGGGGCGTCTCGATGGCACCACGCAGCAGAACGCGGCGATGTCCGAGGAAGCCTCCGCAGCCAGCCAGCTGCTCCAGAATGAAGCACAGGCGCTTACTGGCGTGGTGTCACGGTTCCAGCTTGGAAATGGTGCCGGGCATGACAGTGTCGACGACTGGGGAACGGCCAACGATGCTGGAAACGGGGCGCACTCTTATGGCTAA
- a CDS encoding M56 family metallopeptidase, with translation MNAESFLNAYIDLNLLLFAGTALWLALRAILTRSRLGPAFRPQLRLLNGMTLLLTLSPMLVVALTTYVVSQPPTLSDMLVAQYLQGNVNMSATRFESILGLREDLVRALMAQSSLWAQLAVAALIVGAVISVAQVTLAALRLRASLQQAYVWKHLGGVQIRISDKSTVAFSTRGLFTRYVVLPSALITNPSDLRLSVAHELQHFRQRDVECEFLLEALRPLLFWNPAYHLWRREVRMLREFACDQALMTRGQRDIRAYCECLIRACALAAQDPIRFVQRSPSVALVDRREVRRGATLARRIDVVTAAQPQDTHLFGWMLVSAMLATGVLATALLMQRPGDWSHDRIMLSTIVNLERMAHRNAVPETSQTAVTALQGGFMTLSK, from the coding sequence ATGAACGCTGAGAGTTTTCTGAACGCCTATATTGACCTGAACTTACTGTTGTTTGCGGGCACCGCGCTTTGGCTGGCGTTGCGCGCGATCCTGACGCGTAGCCGATTGGGCCCGGCGTTTCGACCACAGCTGCGGTTGCTGAATGGCATGACGCTTTTGTTGACCTTGTCCCCTATGCTGGTGGTGGCGCTGACCACCTATGTCGTGTCACAGCCTCCGACCCTGTCGGACATGCTGGTCGCGCAGTACCTGCAGGGCAATGTCAACATGAGCGCCACACGGTTTGAGAGCATTCTTGGCCTGCGCGAGGATCTGGTGCGGGCCTTGATGGCGCAGAGCAGCCTTTGGGCTCAGCTTGCCGTGGCTGCGCTGATCGTCGGCGCCGTAATCTCCGTGGCACAGGTGACATTAGCGGCACTGCGGCTGCGGGCATCGCTGCAGCAGGCCTACGTCTGGAAACATCTGGGCGGCGTTCAGATTCGCATCAGTGACAAGAGCACAGTTGCCTTCTCCACCCGCGGCTTGTTCACTCGCTACGTCGTGTTACCATCCGCGCTGATCACCAATCCGTCGGACCTGCGGTTGAGCGTAGCCCACGAGCTGCAGCATTTTCGCCAGCGAGACGTTGAATGCGAATTCCTGCTGGAGGCGCTGCGGCCGCTTCTGTTCTGGAACCCGGCTTATCACCTCTGGCGTCGTGAAGTCCGCATGCTGCGGGAATTTGCCTGCGATCAGGCGCTGATGACCCGAGGCCAACGCGATATTCGTGCCTATTGCGAATGCCTGATCCGAGCCTGCGCACTGGCGGCGCAGGATCCAATCCGCTTTGTCCAGCGCAGCCCGTCGGTGGCCTTGGTTGATCGGCGCGAGGTGCGCCGCGGGGCAACATTGGCGCGGCGGATTGATGTGGTCACCGCGGCACAACCACAGGACACGCATCTGTTCGGCTGGATGCTGGTTTCCGCCATGCTGGCGACTGGAGTGTTGGCCACCGCACTGCTGATGCAGCGCCCCGGCGATTGGAGCCATGACCGCATCATGCTGTCGACGATCGTCAATCTTGAGCGTATGGCCCATCGAAACGCCGTGCCTGAGACCAGCCAGACGGCGGTAACGGCACTGCAAGGCGGGTTCATGACCCTGAGCAAATAA
- a CDS encoding DUF2160 domain-containing protein, with product MLSWMAWTWPTALVFIGIFSAIGLMIVLEIRSPGGDARKGVLGLVTTRGDRLFISLLGTSYIFLAWLGLVGMPLWWPLGLSVVWFAFTFWKV from the coding sequence ATGCTGAGTTGGATGGCCTGGACCTGGCCCACGGCACTGGTCTTTATCGGGATCTTTTCGGCCATCGGCCTGATGATCGTTCTGGAAATCCGCAGCCCCGGTGGTGACGCCCGCAAAGGTGTACTGGGGCTTGTGACAACCCGCGGCGACCGGCTGTTCATCAGCCTTTTGGGCACCTCCTACATCTTCCTAGCCTGGCTGGGATTGGTGGGAATGCCGCTGTGGTGGCCGCTGGGCCTGTCGGTTGTCTGGTTTGCCTTCACCTTCTGGAAAGTGTGA
- a CDS encoding carbohydrate ABC transporter permease, with product MQKRTIVPIVYILFLMLPIYWLVAMSFKTTNEILSGFSLFPQTFTLENYATIFTDPSWYWGYINSIIYVSINTVISVAVALPAAYAFSRYRFLGDKQLFFWLLTNRMAPAAVFALPFFQLYSAVGLFDTHLAVALAHCLFNIPLAVWILEGFMGGIPKELDETAYVDGYSFPRFFATIFIPSIKAGVGVAAFFCFMFSWVELLLAKTLTAVAAKPIAATMTKTASSAGYELGLLAAAGTLTIIPGAIVIYFVRNYIAKGFAMGRV from the coding sequence ATGCAAAAACGTACCATCGTCCCCATCGTTTATATCCTGTTCCTCATGCTACCGATCTATTGGCTGGTCGCGATGAGTTTCAAAACGACGAATGAAATCCTGTCCGGCTTCTCGCTGTTTCCGCAGACCTTCACGCTGGAAAACTACGCCACGATCTTCACCGATCCCAGCTGGTACTGGGGCTACATCAACTCAATCATCTATGTGTCGATCAACACGGTGATCTCTGTCGCTGTTGCCCTGCCTGCGGCCTATGCGTTCTCGCGCTACCGTTTTCTGGGTGACAAGCAGCTGTTCTTCTGGCTGTTGACCAACCGGATGGCGCCTGCTGCGGTTTTTGCGCTGCCGTTCTTCCAGCTTTATTCGGCGGTGGGGCTGTTTGACACCCATCTCGCGGTAGCTCTGGCGCATTGCCTGTTCAACATTCCGCTGGCGGTCTGGATCTTGGAAGGCTTCATGGGTGGCATCCCGAAAGAGCTGGATGAAACCGCTTATGTGGATGGCTATTCCTTCCCGCGCTTCTTTGCCACAATCTTCATCCCGTCGATCAAGGCTGGCGTGGGCGTGGCGGCGTTCTTCTGCTTCATGTTCTCTTGGGTGGAGCTGCTACTGGCCAAGACCCTGACCGCTGTTGCTGCGAAACCCATTGCTGCCACTATGACAAAAACCGCCTCAAGCGCCGGTTATGAGCTGGGCCTGCTGGCGGCGGCTGGCACACTGACAATCATTCCGGGCGCCATCGTGATCTACTTCGTCCGCAACTACATCGCAAAAGGCTTTGCGATGGGGAGGGTATAA
- a CDS encoding BlaI/MecI/CopY family transcriptional regulator — protein sequence MRKKQDNPLLTEVELEFMTVVWETGGGTVRDILAELNKRQERAYTSVATVLKIMEQKGFLTSERADRSLVYRPAVPKADYQKTTLKNLSSKLFNGAPAALVARLVDDEDVTDEMLVEIRALLNERLGDDER from the coding sequence ATGCGTAAGAAACAGGACAACCCGCTTTTGACAGAGGTTGAACTCGAGTTCATGACCGTTGTTTGGGAAACCGGCGGCGGCACGGTGCGCGATATTCTGGCGGAACTGAACAAACGTCAGGAACGCGCCTATACGTCGGTCGCAACCGTGCTGAAAATTATGGAACAAAAAGGGTTTCTGACCAGCGAACGGGCTGACAGATCCTTGGTCTACCGCCCAGCGGTGCCCAAGGCGGATTATCAGAAAACCACTCTCAAGAACCTTTCGAGCAAGCTCTTCAACGGCGCCCCGGCGGCCCTGGTAGCCCGCCTGGTGGATGATGAAGATGTCACCGACGAGATGCTCGTGGAGATACGGGCCTTGCTGAATGAAAGGTTGGGGGACGATGAACGCTGA